One stretch of Leadbetterella byssophila DSM 17132 DNA includes these proteins:
- a CDS encoding Gfo/Idh/MocA family protein, with the protein MNRKLRMGMVGGGQGAFIGAVHRTAAAIDGEIDLVCGAFSSTAERSKASGELLMIDPARCYGDYKEMIKKESKRKDKMDIVSIVTPNHMHFAPAKMALEHGFHVICDKPVTFTLAEAKKLKEVIQSTGLTFALTHNYTGYPMVKQARALVRSGAIGKIRKVVVEYPQGWLAFLEEKKGYKQAEWRTDPKRSGIAGAIGDIGTHAENLAEYITGLKITSLCADVSTFVDGRLLDDDASVLLRFDNGAKGILYCSQIANGEENALRIRVYGELGGLDWRQEEPNTLVHKSQTFHRIYRPNVGELDPLAQANIRLPNGHPEGYLEAFANIYRNFARTVRKRMNGEEPSEIELDFPSIDEGIRGMLFIESVIQSGKSKSKWVDFKEA; encoded by the coding sequence ATGAATAGAAAACTAAGAATGGGTATGGTAGGTGGAGGACAAGGGGCCTTCATCGGTGCTGTACATAGAACGGCTGCTGCCATTGACGGAGAGATTGATCTGGTTTGTGGAGCTTTCAGCTCTACCGCGGAGAGATCTAAAGCCTCCGGAGAACTCTTAATGATAGATCCAGCCCGCTGCTACGGGGATTATAAGGAAATGATCAAAAAAGAGAGCAAGAGGAAGGATAAAATGGACATAGTATCCATAGTTACCCCAAATCACATGCATTTTGCACCGGCAAAGATGGCTTTAGAGCATGGATTTCATGTGATTTGCGATAAGCCGGTAACCTTTACGCTAGCAGAAGCCAAAAAACTTAAAGAAGTTATCCAATCCACGGGCTTGACCTTCGCCTTAACGCATAACTACACGGGCTACCCCATGGTAAAACAAGCCAGAGCACTAGTGAGAAGTGGAGCTATAGGTAAGATCCGTAAGGTAGTGGTAGAATACCCTCAAGGTTGGTTAGCCTTCCTAGAAGAGAAAAAAGGCTACAAACAAGCGGAATGGAGAACAGACCCAAAACGCTCCGGAATAGCAGGAGCTATAGGAGATATAGGCACTCATGCTGAAAACCTAGCCGAATACATCACGGGTTTAAAGATCACTTCTCTGTGTGCTGATGTATCCACTTTTGTAGATGGTAGATTATTAGACGATGATGCCAGTGTACTTCTAAGATTTGATAACGGTGCCAAAGGAATCCTGTATTGCTCTCAAATAGCAAACGGTGAAGAGAATGCCCTTAGAATTCGTGTTTATGGAGAATTAGGAGGATTGGATTGGAGACAAGAAGAGCCAAATACTTTGGTTCATAAATCCCAAACCTTTCACCGCATTTACCGCCCTAATGTGGGAGAATTAGATCCTTTAGCTCAGGCAAACATCCGTCTCCCGAATGGGCACCCAGAAGGTTATTTGGAAGCGTTTGCAAACATATACAGAAACTTTGCCAGGACAGTGAGAAAGCGCATGAATGGCGAAGAACCTTCTGAAATTGAACTGGATTTCCCCAGCATTGACGAGGGAATTAGAGGCATGCTCTTTATTGAGTCTGTGATTCAAAGTGGAAAAAGCAAAAGCAAGTGGGTCGACTTTAAAGAAGCTTAA